GCCCGAGGATTTGCAAATCGAGTTCGACCAGCGGGCGCCAGGCATCGCGCAAATCATCCGAAACAATTTTGAGAAAGCTTTCGAGCACCTTTTGCTCGATCTCGGTCACCGCGCGCGCTTTGGCGAGTTGCTCGCCCGCGCCGCCGAGCATGCGGTCAATGATCGGGAAGGCAATCGCCGGATTCATTTCCAGGATCGCGGTTCCCTGCAAGGGGTGCATCGAAAGCGTGAAAATGACCGTCGGATCGGGCAGGCCGTACAGGTATTCGACATAGGCCTGTTGCTCGACCGAGACCAGCGTCACCTCAGAAATCGTGCGCAAAAAGATCGGCATGCTCGACGAGAGGCTGTGCGAGAACAGGTCGTGCAACAGATAGAGCGAGCGCACCTGTTCTTTTGAAATGCGATCCGGGCGGCGGAAATTATAGGGAATAATGCGGCGGCGTTTTTCCGTGCTCGGGCTGGGCGTTTCCGTGCTCCCGCCGCTGTTGGCTAACAGCGCCGACATTTCTTCATTCGTGAGAGTTGGATTGGCAGGCATTGTTTTGGTGATTTATAGCGGTTTGCAATGGTTATGGGGTAACACGGAGCGCTGTTACGGTACCGCGCGCGTCAGCAAGCGGGGCTTTGGCGGTTCGGCCAAGGGCGCAAGCTTGACGCGCCGCTTGCTCACGCGCGCGGTACCGTCCGCGTGGTACGGCTTTCAATGCGCTGCCAGCGCGGCGCGCAAATGCAACATTGCCTGTGTGTGTAATTGTGAAACGCGCGATTCGGTAATGCCCAACACCGCGCCGACTTCTTTCATCGTCAATTCTTCGAGGTAGTACAGGGCTACCACCTGACGTTCGCGGGGTGGCAACCGATCAATGGATTCGAGCAGCCGGGCGCGACCTTCGATGCTTTCGTAAAGCGCCAGCGGATTGCGCGCCGGATCATCGGGAATCTGGGGCAGCGGCAGTTCGCCTTCTTCGGTGGCGCCTTCCAGTCCCAACAGCGTCAAGCCGCGCAACTCGCCTAACAGGGAGTGAAACTGCGCGGTCGTCAGGCCCAACGCGCCCGCAACTTCTTCTTCTTCGGCGGGCCGCCCGCAGTCGCGCTCGATTTTGTGATAGGCCGCTTCGACCTCGCGCGCGCGCTGGCGCAGGATACGCGGCGCCCAATCGAGCGCGCGCAAGCAATCCAGCATGGCCCCGCGCACGCGCAACTCGGCGTAGGTTTTGAATTGGACGCCGCGCGTCGCGTCGAATTTATCCACCGCATCCAGCAAACCCAGCACCCCCGCGCCGATCAGGTCATCACGATCAACCGAAGGCGGCAGCTTGGCGGCCAGCCGTTCGGCGATGAACTTGACCTGGGGCAGATGCGCTTCGACCAGCGCGGCGCGCGCGTCGTTTTTATAGGCGTTTTCCCCCAACGCGTGCCGCGCCACGGCGGTGTAAGCAGTCTGTGTCCTCTTCAACAACATAG
This region of Acidobacteriota bacterium genomic DNA includes:
- a CDS encoding FliA/WhiG family RNA polymerase sigma factor codes for the protein MLLKRTQTAYTAVARHALGENAYKNDARAALVEAHLPQVKFIAERLAAKLPPSVDRDDLIGAGVLGLLDAVDKFDATRGVQFKTYAELRVRGAMLDCLRALDWAPRILRQRAREVEAAYHKIERDCGRPAEEEEVAGALGLTTAQFHSLLGELRGLTLLGLEGATEEGELPLPQIPDDPARNPLALYESIEGRARLLESIDRLPPRERQVVALYYLEELTMKEVGAVLGITESRVSQLHTQAMLHLRAALAAH